One genomic segment of Cryptomeria japonica unplaced genomic scaffold, Sugi_1.0 HiC_scaffold_182, whole genome shotgun sequence includes these proteins:
- the LOC131057725 gene encoding putative germin-like protein 2-3 — protein sequence MAGDSDPLQDFCVADEESKVLVNGFVCKDPMQVSADDFFFRGLGQAGNTDNDVGSNVTMANVKQIPGLNTLGISLVRIDYAVGGINPPHTHPRATEVLVLLEGQLLVGFIDTNNKFFSKTLEKGDVFVFPKALVHFQQNVGHENAVAISALSSQLPGVQTIANSLFAADPPLPDSVLAKAFRITQEVVDYIQKKFA from the exons ATGGCAGGGGATTCCGATCCCTTGCAAGATTTCTGCGTTGCAGATGAGGAAAGCAAAG TTTTGGTGAACGGGTTCGTTTGCAAAGACCCAATGCAAGTTTCAGCAGACGACTTCTTCTTCCGGGGACTTGGGCAGGCAGGGAACACCGACAATGATGTGGGCTCCAACGTAACGATGGCGAACGTTAAACAGATACCAGGCCTCAATACGTTGGGAATATCGTTGGTCCGCATCGACTACGCAgtgggtggaataaatcctcctcacacacacccaagagccaccgaagttcttgttttactggaaggccagcttcttgtgggtttcattgacaccaacaacaagtttttcagcaaaacgttggagaagggagatgtgtttgtgtttccaaaggcacttgtgcatttccagcagaatgtggggCATGAAAATGCGGTGGCCATATCTGCATTGAGCAGCCAGCTTCCGGGAGTTCAGACAATCGCCAACTCTCTGTTTGCAGCGGATCCTCCTCTCCCAGATTCCGTATTGGCCAAGGCCTTCCGCATCACACAGGAAGTTGTGGATTACATTCAGAAGAAATTCGCATAA